From Proteiniborus sp. MB09-C3, the proteins below share one genomic window:
- the addB gene encoding helicase-exonuclease AddAB subunit AddB, translated as MRIRYILGRAGSGKTHRVLDEIEYRLKEKNNNKLILLVPEQFTLQAEADLIFKKNLEGIMRVEVLSFQRLGYKILNETGGIKKTAINELGKIMVLRKLFEENSKSLTVFNKASRKDGFLSSFCQLITELKKDDIPIETIEEKAEAITQDSMLKRKLKDISLIYSKFNEYIEGKYTDDEDKMKLVIEKLDNSTYFDDAEIWVDGFNSFSALEYKILEKLMIKSRKLNIALTLDIKSIDDISVFKPTSNTYEKLRDMAQRNGIEERKTILDINTEYKNQEIWHLEKELFAYPYKKYEKNTERVKVFYSLNQYTEIENVASHIVSLVRDKNYRWRDISVVCNIIDSYTSTIKRVFSEYGIPYFIDDKRSIMNNPIVKFIISGLEIVSRNFRYEDVFKFIKTGFSDLERDECEELENYVLRFGIMGDKWLKDFEYGDDKLELERINSIRSKFTEYISAFKKRVKNKTRIEDITKYLFEFLTDMNIEKKLNNLIEAQKEKGYLDLVNENTQIWNILMEVLDQLVEILGDKKVTIGEYVKILESGLSEYEVGVIPPTMDQVLVGNLDRSRSHDIKALFVVGVNDGILPSAIEEGGLLLDEEKAEMKSLGIEISSDNETKACEEEFSVYASFIKPSDYLFISYALGDIEGKTLRPSIFIDRLKKIYSNLTIYSDIIKDKETELNLIATPVSTFKYLIENLRLALDGYEINEMWWDVYHWYYNKEEWREKIQLAIEGLYHNNQQERIDEEYSRQIYQLPFRSSISRLEKYVNCPYSHFVKYGLAPEERKIHEIKSPDIGMLFHNSIEEFSKELSLEELSWNEFDKNKSDEIVEKVLDKMIDDFQHGLLLSTNRYKYMVNRLKRISKRALWTITEHIRKGDFVPIQHEVSFGDGPNNKIPPIIIYLPNGEEIRLEGRIDRVDILEGEKESFVKIIDYKSGSKAFSLSDAYYGLQIQLLVYADAIISNGDKLIKNDIYPAGVFYFKIDDPMIQSDEEDLEIIEKEIAKKLKLDGIMLKDINIVKAIDRDIEETNNSSIIPVSINKDGSFSKNSSVLDKEELNLLIKHVKGLISEIADEILKGRIKIEPCKTDKYVSCAYCEFSTICQFETGFEDNKYRSIKKLKDEDVILKIKEESGGEE; from the coding sequence GTGAGGATAAGATATATTCTAGGACGAGCTGGTTCTGGTAAGACGCATAGAGTATTAGATGAAATTGAGTATAGACTTAAAGAAAAGAACAATAACAAGCTTATACTTTTAGTACCTGAGCAATTTACTTTGCAGGCAGAAGCAGATTTAATATTTAAGAAAAATCTTGAGGGGATTATGAGAGTAGAGGTACTTAGCTTTCAAAGACTCGGGTATAAGATTTTAAATGAAACAGGAGGAATTAAAAAAACTGCCATAAATGAATTAGGAAAGATAATGGTGCTAAGAAAGCTCTTTGAGGAAAATTCAAAGAGCTTAACGGTATTCAATAAAGCTTCTAGAAAAGATGGATTTTTATCAAGCTTTTGTCAGCTTATAACTGAACTTAAGAAGGATGATATTCCCATAGAAACTATTGAGGAAAAAGCAGAAGCTATTACACAAGACAGTATGCTGAAACGAAAGTTAAAGGATATATCATTAATATACAGCAAATTTAATGAGTATATAGAAGGCAAATACACAGATGATGAAGATAAGATGAAATTAGTCATAGAAAAACTTGATAATTCAACTTATTTTGATGATGCAGAAATATGGGTAGATGGCTTCAATAGTTTTTCTGCATTAGAATACAAGATACTAGAAAAGCTTATGATTAAAAGCAGAAAGTTAAATATAGCTCTTACTTTAGATATAAAGAGTATAGATGATATTAGTGTATTTAAACCTACATCAAATACATATGAAAAGTTAAGAGATATGGCACAAAGAAATGGTATTGAGGAAAGAAAGACTATATTAGATATTAATACTGAATATAAAAATCAAGAAATTTGGCATCTTGAAAAAGAGCTTTTTGCATACCCTTATAAAAAATATGAAAAAAACACAGAGAGAGTAAAAGTATTCTATAGCTTAAATCAATATACAGAAATTGAAAATGTGGCATCTCATATAGTATCACTTGTAAGGGATAAGAATTATAGATGGCGGGATATTTCTGTAGTATGCAATATAATTGATAGCTATACATCTACTATAAAAAGGGTTTTTAGTGAGTATGGAATACCGTATTTTATTGATGATAAAAGAAGCATAATGAATAATCCAATAGTAAAATTCATCATATCTGGTCTTGAAATAGTATCTAGAAACTTTAGGTATGAAGATGTTTTTAAGTTTATAAAAACGGGCTTTAGTGATTTAGAGAGGGATGAATGTGAAGAATTAGAGAACTATGTCCTTAGGTTTGGCATAATGGGAGATAAATGGTTAAAGGATTTCGAGTATGGAGACGATAAACTTGAGTTAGAAAGAATTAATAGTATTCGAAGTAAGTTTACAGAGTACATTTCAGCATTTAAGAAAAGAGTTAAAAACAAAACTAGAATAGAGGACATAACTAAATACTTATTTGAATTTTTAACAGATATGAATATTGAAAAGAAGCTTAATAATCTTATAGAAGCTCAAAAGGAAAAGGGTTATTTAGATTTGGTCAATGAGAATACACAAATTTGGAATATACTTATGGAAGTGCTAGATCAATTAGTAGAGATATTAGGAGATAAGAAAGTTACTATTGGAGAGTATGTCAAGATACTTGAATCAGGCCTGTCAGAATATGAAGTAGGAGTGATACCGCCTACAATGGATCAGGTTTTAGTAGGAAATTTAGATAGATCTAGAAGCCATGATATAAAAGCATTATTCGTGGTTGGTGTAAATGATGGAATTCTCCCTTCTGCCATAGAAGAAGGTGGTCTACTACTAGATGAAGAGAAAGCAGAGATGAAAAGCTTAGGGATAGAAATTTCTTCAGACAACGAAACAAAAGCTTGTGAGGAGGAATTCTCAGTATATGCTTCATTTATAAAGCCTAGTGATTATCTATTTATTAGCTATGCTTTAGGTGACATTGAGGGAAAAACCTTAAGGCCTTCAATCTTTATAGATAGATTAAAAAAGATTTACAGCAATCTTACAATATACAGTGACATAATAAAAGATAAGGAAACAGAGCTAAATCTAATAGCTACACCTGTATCCACATTTAAGTATTTAATAGAAAACTTAAGACTTGCTTTAGATGGTTATGAAATAAATGAAATGTGGTGGGACGTATATCATTGGTATTATAATAAAGAAGAGTGGAGAGAAAAAATTCAATTAGCTATAGAAGGCCTTTATCACAATAATCAACAAGAAAGAATTGATGAAGAGTACTCTAGGCAGATTTATCAGCTGCCTTTTAGGTCAAGCATTTCCAGATTGGAAAAGTATGTAAATTGCCCCTACTCTCACTTTGTAAAATATGGATTAGCACCAGAAGAAAGAAAAATCCATGAAATAAAAAGTCCTGATATAGGCATGTTATTTCATAATTCCATAGAAGAGTTTTCAAAAGAGCTTTCCTTAGAAGAGCTAAGCTGGAATGAATTTGATAAAAATAAGTCAGATGAAATTGTAGAAAAAGTGCTAGATAAAATGATTGATGATTTTCAACACGGATTGCTATTAAGTACTAATAGGTATAAATACATGGTAAATAGGCTTAAAAGAATAAGCAAGAGAGCCTTGTGGACAATAACAGAGCATATAAGAAAAGGTGATTTTGTGCCAATACAGCATGAAGTCAGTTTTGGAGATGGGCCAAATAATAAAATACCTCCAATTATAATATATCTTCCTAATGGTGAGGAAATAAGGCTTGAAGGGAGAATTGATAGGGTAGATATTTTAGAAGGAGAAAAGGAAAGCTTTGTTAAGATAATAGACTATAAATCAGGAAGCAAGGCATTTAGTCTTTCTGATGCATATTATGGACTTCAAATACAGCTTTTGGTTTATGCAGATGCAATCATCTCTAATGGAGATAAGCTAATTAAAAATGATATTTATCCTGCTGGAGTTTTCTATTTTAAAATAGACGATCCAATGATACAATCTGATGAAGAGGATTTAGAAATAATAGAAAAGGAAATAGCAAAGAAATTAAAGCTTGATGGAATAATGTTAAAAGACATAAACATAGTTAAAGCAATAGATAGAGATATCGAAGAAACTAATAATTCATCTATAATACCAGTAAGCATCAATAAAGATGGTAGCTTTTCTAAAAATTCTTCAGTTTTGGACAAAGAGGAATTAAACTTGTTGATCAAGCATGTTAAGGGATTAATATCAGAGATTGCTGATGAGATACTAAAAGGAAGGATAAAAATAGAGCCATGCAAGACAGACAAGTATGTATCATGTGCATATTGTGAGTTTTCAACAATATGTCAGTTTGAAACTGGCTTTGAGGATAACAAATATAGAAGCATAAAGAAATTAAAAGATGAGGATGTAATATTAAAAATAAAGGAAGAGTCTGGGGGTGAGGAATAA
- the addA gene encoding helicase-exonuclease AddAB subunit AddA, which translates to MPKWTDAQKEAIAQRGCNLLVSAAAGSGKTAVLVERIIRLVTEDMVDIDKLLIVTFTNAAAGEMRERILLALMEEIEKGGENEEKLRRQITLLNKSHITTVHSFCINVVRRHFHLIDIDPAFKIGDTTELQIMLQDVLEELLESEYEKGHEDFIRLVESYGGNKNDVNLENLILKIYSFIQSKPYPEKWLDEMVEMFKMNQEELEESVWIETIEDSIKIDLSGARDLVNEAIKICNKANGPESYIDALRSDLQNIEALEETLKSDGVTSFNKCIANISHDKLKRVSKDVDEGLKKEAAKLRDNYKAIIDNSLKKDISNKSIESYLTEINELYPIMKYLYHLVVEFSQMYANKKLEKGIIDFNDLEHYALRILESEEVRAEYRNKFEYIFVDEYQDSNIVQETIVNRMKRDNNLFFVGDVKQSIYRFRLADPSLFLEKYNSYVKDESGLNKRIDLSKNFRSRKEILDGVNYIFENIMSEKLGEVEYNEAAFLYEGAEYEKHIDNDTPIEIDIIEKTTDGIEDLDEDLEEMASIEVEARIVANRIKELICKTTYDAKKKKFRKIEYKDMVILLRTMKNWASVFNEVFKNENIPVYTDDNTGYLDALEIKIFLNFLSIIDNKRQDISLLSVMRSPIGGFTTEELISIRISNKGTSYYSAIESYIKTNKDSLSNKLSYFLDNLNKWAEEARYAKLDEFIWKLMIDTGYYHYFGAMPGGIQRQANLRILVDRACEFDKSTSNGLFNFIRFIERLKSSSGDMGTAKTIGENENVVRIMSVHKSKGLEFPAVILAGLGKQFNLMDARDDILIHKDLGLGPKYVDVLNRRYTNTLPQIAIKKKVKLESLSEEMRVLYVALTRAKDRLILIGSVKDIPKEAKKWCKETNLYYLSNSKNYFDWILGSIAKHSDGDIIRELAGVDDEYEKANSGEAHWKIRILTRKDLHIGERQEAVNKKEFREKLENFHSYSPTSIQKEIEKRFDWSYELTNSINIPSKMSVSDIKKASLTIEALNYKIPSIVKMPRFLEGKKPFTKAEIGTIIHFVMQHLNLNVIIDRKSIEKKVDDMIVEELLTEEEAKVVNIDKILNFYRSSIGLRLLSSKSISRETPFVLKKKASEVLGVEDCKENVLIQGIVDCYFEEDDGLILIDYKTDSILEGNLENIVDKYRGQMMLYKEALEKITERKVKEIYIYSFELDKEVKVE; encoded by the coding sequence ATGCCAAAGTGGACAGATGCCCAAAAAGAAGCAATAGCTCAAAGAGGATGTAATTTACTAGTTTCAGCTGCTGCTGGTTCAGGTAAGACAGCAGTACTGGTTGAGAGAATAATAAGGCTAGTTACTGAGGATATGGTAGATATAGATAAGCTACTAATAGTAACCTTTACTAATGCAGCAGCAGGTGAAATGAGAGAAAGAATACTTCTTGCATTAATGGAGGAAATAGAAAAAGGTGGAGAAAACGAAGAAAAATTAAGGAGACAGATAACTCTACTTAATAAATCACATATAACTACAGTCCATTCTTTTTGTATAAATGTAGTTAGGAGGCATTTCCACCTTATAGACATTGATCCAGCTTTTAAAATAGGGGATACAACTGAGCTTCAAATCATGCTTCAAGACGTTTTAGAAGAGCTATTAGAATCTGAATATGAAAAGGGTCATGAAGATTTTATTAGATTAGTAGAAAGCTATGGTGGGAATAAAAATGATGTCAATTTAGAGAACTTGATTCTCAAGATATACTCCTTTATTCAAAGTAAGCCTTATCCAGAAAAATGGCTTGATGAAATGGTGGAAATGTTTAAAATGAATCAAGAAGAATTAGAAGAGAGTGTTTGGATAGAGACTATTGAAGACAGTATAAAAATAGATTTAAGTGGGGCTAGGGATTTAGTAAATGAGGCAATAAAAATATGTAACAAGGCAAATGGACCAGAAAGTTATATAGATGCTTTGAGAAGTGATTTGCAAAACATAGAAGCACTTGAGGAAACCTTGAAGTCTGATGGTGTAACAAGCTTCAATAAATGTATAGCAAATATTAGTCATGATAAGCTAAAGAGGGTTTCAAAGGATGTAGACGAGGGACTGAAAAAGGAAGCTGCAAAATTAAGAGATAATTATAAAGCTATAATCGACAATTCGCTTAAGAAGGATATATCTAATAAGAGTATTGAGTCATATTTAACTGAAATAAACGAATTATATCCTATTATGAAGTATCTATACCATTTGGTAGTTGAATTTTCGCAGATGTATGCCAATAAAAAATTAGAAAAAGGCATAATAGATTTCAATGACTTAGAGCATTATGCCTTAAGAATTCTAGAAAGTGAAGAAGTGAGAGCTGAGTATAGAAATAAATTCGAATATATTTTCGTAGATGAATATCAAGACAGTAACATAGTTCAAGAGACTATTGTAAATAGAATGAAAAGAGACAATAATTTATTTTTTGTAGGAGATGTAAAGCAGAGCATATATAGATTTAGGCTTGCAGATCCATCACTTTTTCTGGAGAAATATAATTCCTATGTTAAGGATGAATCTGGCTTAAATAAAAGGATAGATTTGTCTAAAAATTTTAGGAGCAGAAAAGAAATTCTAGATGGAGTCAATTATATTTTTGAAAATATAATGTCAGAAAAGCTTGGAGAAGTGGAATATAATGAGGCAGCATTTTTATATGAGGGAGCAGAATACGAAAAGCACATTGACAATGATACTCCTATTGAAATAGATATAATTGAAAAAACTACAGATGGTATAGAAGATTTGGATGAAGACCTTGAAGAAATGGCGAGTATAGAAGTAGAAGCTAGAATAGTAGCTAATAGGATTAAGGAGCTAATATGTAAGACAACCTATGATGCAAAGAAAAAAAAGTTTAGAAAAATAGAATATAAGGATATGGTTATTCTTTTAAGAACAATGAAAAATTGGGCATCAGTTTTCAACGAAGTTTTTAAAAATGAAAATATACCAGTATACACAGATGATAATACAGGCTATCTAGATGCACTTGAAATCAAAATATTTTTGAACTTTCTTAGTATTATAGATAATAAAAGACAAGACATTTCATTACTGAGTGTTATGAGGTCGCCTATAGGAGGCTTTACTACAGAGGAGCTAATAAGCATAAGAATATCTAATAAGGGTACAAGCTATTATAGTGCAATCGAAAGCTATATAAAAACCAATAAGGATAGCTTGAGTAATAAACTCTCTTATTTTCTAGATAACCTGAACAAATGGGCAGAAGAAGCTAGATATGCAAAGCTTGATGAGTTTATATGGAAGCTGATGATTGATACTGGGTATTACCATTACTTTGGTGCAATGCCTGGGGGCATACAAAGACAGGCTAATCTAAGAATACTTGTGGACAGAGCTTGTGAATTTGATAAGAGTACATCTAATGGATTATTTAATTTCATTAGATTTATAGAAAGGCTAAAAAGCAGTAGTGGGGACATGGGAACTGCAAAAACTATAGGGGAAAATGAAAATGTTGTGAGAATTATGAGTGTACATAAGAGTAAAGGGCTTGAATTTCCAGCTGTTATTCTTGCAGGTCTTGGCAAGCAATTTAACCTTATGGATGCTAGAGATGACATATTAATACATAAGGATTTAGGACTTGGCCCTAAATATGTTGATGTATTAAATAGAAGATATACTAATACTTTACCTCAAATAGCCATTAAGAAAAAAGTAAAACTAGAAAGCTTATCAGAAGAAATGAGGGTGCTTTATGTTGCATTGACCAGAGCAAAGGACAGGCTTATTCTAATAGGCTCTGTGAAGGATATTCCAAAGGAAGCAAAAAAATGGTGCAAAGAAACTAATTTATACTATTTATCTAATAGCAAAAATTACTTTGATTGGATATTGGGCAGTATCGCAAAACATTCAGATGGAGATATTATAAGAGAATTAGCGGGTGTAGATGATGAATACGAAAAAGCAAATAGTGGAGAGGCTCACTGGAAAATTAGAATACTAACTAGAAAAGACTTGCATATAGGAGAACGTCAAGAAGCCGTTAACAAAAAAGAGTTTAGAGAGAAGCTGGAGAATTTTCATAGCTATAGTCCAACATCCATCCAAAAAGAAATTGAAAAAAGATTTGATTGGAGTTATGAACTTACAAATTCAATTAATATACCTTCTAAAATGTCTGTTTCGGATATAAAGAAGGCTTCATTAACAATAGAAGCATTAAATTATAAGATACCATCAATAGTTAAGATGCCAAGATTCCTAGAGGGGAAAAAGCCCTTTACAAAGGCGGAGATAGGTACTATAATTCACTTTGTAATGCAGCACCTTAATCTAAATGTCATCATAGATAGGAAATCCATAGAAAAGAAAGTAGACGATATGATTGTGGAGGAACTGCTAACTGAAGAGGAAGCAAAGGTAGTAAATATAGATAAGATACTTAATTTTTACAGGAGTTCCATAGGGCTTAGATTATTATCTTCGAAAAGCATTAGCAGAGAGACACCTTTTGTTCTGAAGAAAAAAGCTTCAGAGGTTTTGGGTGTGGAAGATTGCAAGGAAAACGTGTTAATACAGGGAATTGTTGACTGCTATTTTGAAGAAGATGATGGTTTGATTTTAATAGACTATAAGACAGATTCTATTCTAGAAGGTAATTTAGAAAATATAGTAGACAAGTATAGAGGACAGATGATGCTTTATAAGGAGGCTCTTGAGAAAATAACAGAGAGAAAGGTTAAGGAAATATACATTTATTCATTTGAATTAGATAAAGAGGTAAAAGTAGAATGA
- a CDS encoding GIY-YIG nuclease family protein, which yields MRTECTAKAEILNSISSEKAYVYMVRCKNNSLYTGWTTDLERRVKEHNNGTGSKYTRANRPVELVYFEEMKDKLEATKREYEIKQLPKAKKELLISQHQFKLMAP from the coding sequence ATGAGAACTGAATGTACTGCTAAAGCTGAAATACTAAACTCTATTTCTAGTGAGAAGGCCTATGTGTATATGGTAAGATGTAAGAATAATTCACTATATACAGGCTGGACTACTGATTTAGAGCGGAGAGTGAAAGAACACAATAATGGTACAGGCTCTAAATATACAAGAGCAAATAGGCCAGTAGAGCTTGTCTATTTCGAAGAAATGAAGGATAAGCTTGAGGCTACAAAAAGAGAATATGAGATAAAGCAATTGCCAAAAGCAAAAAAAGAGCTGCTGATAAGCCAGCACCAGTTCAAGCTTATGGCACCATAA
- the htpG gene encoding molecular chaperone HtpG, with product MVKKEFKAESKRLLDLMINSIYTHKEIFLRELISNASDAIDKMYYKALTDENMIFNKDDYYIKVSVDKDNRIIKVFDTGIGMTKEELEENLGVIAKSGSFAFKKENEIKDGYDIIGQFGVGFYSAFMVAESVTVLSKALDSEQGYKWESTGADGYTVEPYEKESIGTEIILKIKENTEDEHYDEFLEEYRLKSIIKKYSDFIRYPIKMDISTRKLKKGSENEYEEVLEEKVVNSMVPIWRKNKNELTDKDYENFYSEKHYGFDKPLKHIHISADGAVRYNSILFIPEKTPFDFYTAEYEKGLELYSSGVLIMDKCPDLIPDYFSFVKGMVDSEDLSLNISRELLQHDRQLKVIAKRIKEKIKSELQLLLKNEREKYEKFYESFGRQLKYGVYSDFGQNKETLQDLLMFYSSTEKKMVTLDEYVSRMKEEQKFIYYASGDSVERIDKMPQIDLLSEQGYEILYFTDDIDEFAVRMLMNYKEKEFKSVSSGDLGIENENKEEKQASETEENKNVFEFMKEALAGKVKDVKSSKRLKNHPVCLATEGDLTIEMEKVLNAIPNSHDIKAEKILEINTSHEVFKALKEAYEHDKEKLKLYTDVLYNQALLIEGLPINDPVEFTNNICKLMA from the coding sequence ATGGTGAAAAAAGAATTTAAAGCAGAGTCTAAGCGATTGTTAGACCTGATGATAAACTCTATTTATACTCACAAGGAAATATTTCTAAGAGAACTTATTTCTAATGCTAGCGATGCAATTGATAAAATGTATTATAAGGCACTAACAGATGAAAATATGATATTTAATAAGGATGATTATTACATTAAAGTATCTGTGGATAAGGATAACAGAATAATAAAGGTATTTGATACAGGTATTGGTATGACAAAGGAAGAGTTGGAAGAAAATCTAGGAGTAATAGCAAAAAGTGGCTCTTTCGCATTCAAAAAAGAAAATGAAATAAAAGATGGATATGATATTATAGGTCAGTTTGGAGTAGGATTCTACTCTGCATTCATGGTTGCCGAGTCAGTTACTGTTTTAAGCAAGGCTTTAGATAGTGAACAAGGATATAAATGGGAGTCAACAGGTGCCGATGGATACACAGTAGAGCCATATGAAAAAGAAAGTATTGGTACAGAAATAATACTCAAAATAAAAGAAAACACCGAGGATGAACACTACGATGAATTCTTAGAGGAATATAGATTAAAGTCTATAATCAAAAAATATTCAGATTTTATTAGATATCCTATTAAAATGGATATAAGTACGAGAAAGCTCAAGAAAGGCTCAGAAAACGAATACGAAGAAGTATTAGAAGAAAAGGTAGTCAACAGCATGGTTCCAATATGGCGTAAAAATAAAAATGAGCTTACTGATAAAGATTATGAAAACTTTTATTCCGAAAAGCATTATGGTTTTGATAAGCCTTTAAAGCACATACATATCAGTGCTGATGGAGCAGTAAGATATAATTCAATACTATTTATTCCAGAAAAAACTCCTTTTGATTTTTATACTGCTGAATATGAAAAAGGATTAGAGCTATATTCAAGTGGTGTTTTAATAATGGATAAATGTCCAGATTTAATACCAGATTATTTTAGCTTTGTAAAAGGTATGGTTGATTCCGAAGATTTATCCTTGAATATTTCTAGAGAGCTGCTTCAACATGATAGACAATTAAAGGTAATTGCTAAAAGAATTAAGGAAAAAATTAAAAGTGAATTACAATTGCTTCTAAAAAATGAAAGAGAAAAGTATGAAAAGTTTTATGAAAGCTTCGGCAGACAATTAAAGTATGGAGTTTACAGCGATTTTGGCCAAAATAAGGAAACACTACAGGATTTATTGATGTTCTACTCTTCTACAGAAAAGAAAATGGTTACCCTAGATGAATATGTAAGCAGAATGAAAGAAGAGCAAAAATTCATTTACTATGCTTCAGGAGATTCTGTTGAAAGAATTGATAAAATGCCTCAAATAGATCTTTTGTCAGAGCAAGGATATGAAATACTATACTTTACTGATGATATAGATGAGTTTGCAGTTCGCATGTTAATGAATTATAAAGAAAAGGAGTTTAAGTCCGTATCAAGTGGTGACCTAGGTATAGAAAATGAAAATAAAGAAGAAAAGCAAGCTTCTGAAACTGAAGAGAATAAAAATGTATTTGAATTTATGAAGGAAGCTTTAGCAGGAAAGGTTAAGGATGTAAAATCATCAAAAAGACTCAAAAACCATCCAGTATGTCTTGCAACTGAAGGAGATTTGACTATTGAAATGGAAAAGGTATTGAATGCAATCCCAAATAGTCATGATATAAAGGCTGAAAAGATTTTAGAAATTAATACAAGCCATGAAGTATTTAAGGCTTTAAAGGAAGCTTATGAGCATGACAAAGAAAAACTAAAGTTATATACTGATGTATTATATAATCAAGCTTTACTTATTGAAGGGTTACCAATAAATGACCCTGTAGAATTCACAAATAATATATGTAAGCTTATGGCTTAA
- a CDS encoding PRK06851 family protein has protein sequence MKGKERRMFPGGNTSRGFFSYYNHIINKKDANKIIILKGGPGTGKSSMMRKIGMYMQEKGYDVEYHHCSSDRESIDSIMIPKLKVAVVDGTAPHVIDPKYPGAVDMIINLGEYWDSKALEENREEIIKVIDRNSKFYKSAYKYLEAARAIQEDTIWKMEEVMDFGKLNVLGDNLIKEIFNKLPISENMGRERHLFGSAYTPTGWAEHTDTLLKDMEKTYYIKGEIGTGKTTMMKKIYLQAVQRGLDVEVFHTPLIPEKIETIIIKDLSIGLSIMDAAKDNNYKVIDLYEYIDKEIYNIYEDSIKESKEIYEKLISVAIDKLAGAKKNHDLMEAQYIPNMSYDEINKIRNKIIEIILRFEN, from the coding sequence ATGAAGGGCAAAGAAAGAAGAATGTTCCCAGGTGGCAATACATCGAGAGGTTTCTTTTCTTATTACAACCATATAATAAACAAAAAGGATGCAAATAAAATCATAATATTAAAAGGGGGACCAGGCACAGGAAAATCTTCTATGATGCGAAAGATTGGGATGTACATGCAAGAAAAGGGATATGATGTTGAATACCATCATTGCTCCTCTGATAGAGAATCTATTGATAGTATTATGATACCTAAGTTAAAGGTCGCAGTAGTAGATGGTACGGCACCACATGTTATAGATCCTAAATACCCAGGTGCTGTTGACATGATAATAAATCTGGGAGAATACTGGGATTCAAAAGCTTTAGAAGAAAATAGAGAAGAAATAATTAAAGTAATAGATAGAAATAGCAAATTCTATAAAAGTGCATATAAATATCTTGAAGCAGCAAGAGCTATTCAAGAGGATACAATATGGAAAATGGAAGAAGTAATGGATTTTGGCAAGCTTAATGTATTAGGAGATAATTTGATAAAAGAGATATTTAATAAATTGCCGATCTCAGAGAATATGGGAAGAGAGAGACACTTATTTGGTAGTGCATATACGCCAACTGGATGGGCAGAGCATACAGATACGCTGCTTAAAGACATGGAAAAAACCTATTACATAAAGGGCGAAATAGGTACAGGAAAAACAACAATGATGAAAAAAATATACTTACAAGCAGTCCAAAGAGGATTAGATGTAGAAGTATTCCATACACCATTGATACCAGAAAAGATAGAGACTATTATAATCAAAGATTTAAGTATAGGATTATCTATAATGGATGCAGCTAAAGATAATAACTATAAGGTAATAGACCTATATGAATATATTGATAAAGAAATATATAATATTTATGAGGATAGTATAAAAGAAAGCAAAGAAATATATGAAAAACTAATTTCTGTTGCAATAGATAAACTGGCAGGTGCCAAGAAAAACCATGACTTAATGGAGGCTCAATATATTCCAAATATGAGCTATGACGAAATAAACAAAATTAGAAATAAGATAATTGAAATAATTTTGAGGTTTGAAAATTAA